In Drosophila yakuba strain Tai18E2 chromosome 2R, Prin_Dyak_Tai18E2_2.1, whole genome shotgun sequence, a single genomic region encodes these proteins:
- the LOC6529825 gene encoding transcription factor Adf-1 has translation MDDGELIKLIENHSILYDKDCARSVKNAAQKDAAWKAISQKLGASERACITRWKSIRDRFGKEFRRFQERPEEPTYWDMFPRLLFLKDHYKQGLARNESLDGMRFEPRERKKRTKVYIEQEKRRKDDEEEDSQDDMLNEQLIELVKSHPVLYDRHKIRVSKNLAAKNEAWREISENLNVSEELCYNRWKKLRDRFAREYRSHQINQSTPITWRYFNELLFLGRHFRKGVPLVLENIKRRGRPPKAGTPSGKTSKQPKGMVISSGEQIWGADYPYSTDNDELEDDLELAYDEEIEILSEAEQATPYDFILSEATPPHVLEPPQQLQVTTTTPATNEEIFHTIDKANPAEEDQSSLTEHSIPPAPTSDKLLTTVIANMETVLQQSRELQAQIHHEQQQEREQLSTPPAKSLLARAQMLLDGLSPVERASAERKIVQFLCQCQIKALDGEEIEDVAPCQVIN, from the exons ATGGACGACGGTGAACTTATAAAATTAATAGAGAACCATTCGATCCTGTACGACAAGGACTGCGCGAGGAGCGTGAAGAATGCGGCGCAAAAGGATGCAGCCTGGAAGGCCATTTCGCAGAAGCTGGGAGCCTCGGAACGGGCGTGCATTACTCGCTGGAAGAGTATTCGCGATCGTTTTGGGAAAGAGTTTCGCCGTTTCCAGGAGCGTCCGGAAGAGCCCACCTACTGGGACATGTTTCCGCGACTGCTCTTCCTAAAGGATCACTACAAACAGGGACTGGCAAGGAATGAGAGTCTCGACGGGATGCGTTTTGAGCCAAGGGAGCGGAAAAAGCGCACAAAAGTGTACATTGAGCAGGAGAAGAGGaggaaggacgacgaggaggaggactcCCAGGATGACATGCTGAACGAGCAGCTAATTGAGCTGGTCAAGTCTCATCCCGTGTTGTATGATCGTCACAAGATAAGAGTCTCAAAGAACCTAGCAGCGAAAAACGAAGCCTGGCGAGAGATCTCTGAAAACTTAAATGTGTCGG agGAACTTTGCTACAACCGCTGGAAGAAGCTGCGTGATCGTTTCGCCCGGGAATACCGCAGTCATCAGATCAACCAGTCCACGCCTATCACGTGGAGGTACTTTAACGAGCTTCTCTTTCTGGGCCGCCACTTTCGCAAAGGAGTGCCTCTGGTTTTGGAGAACATCAAGCGTCGTGGTCGACCTCCCAAAGCAGGAACTCCCTCGGGAAAAACCAGCAAGCAGCCGAAAGGTATGGTAATCTCGAGTGGGGAGCAAATCTGGGGCGCAGACTACCCCTACAGTACGGACAACGACGAGCTGGAGGATGATCTTGAGTTGGCCTACGATGAGGAGATTGAGATCCTATCGGAGGCGGAGCAGGCAACGCCCTACGACTTTATCCTCAGCGAAGCAACGCCACCGCATGTTTTGGAGCCACCACAACAGCTCCAGGTGACCACCACCACGCCGGCCACCAATGAGGAAATATTTCACACAATCGACAAAGCGAATCCCGCTGAAGAGGACCAGTCCTCTCTAACGGAGCACTCTATACCGCCTGCCCCAACCTCCGACAAACTATTGACCACCGTAATTGCCAACATGGAGACCGTGCTGCAGCAATCCCGGGAGCTCCAGGCCCAGATTCACCACGAGCAGCAACAGGAGCGAGAACAGCTAAGTACACCGCCTGCCAAAAGCCTGCTTGCCAGGGCTCAGATGCTGCTGGACGGTCTAAGTCCGGTGGAACGAGCAAGTGCCGAGCGGAAGATCGTGCAGTTCCTGTGCCAGTGCCAAATCAAAGCTTTGGATGGTGAGGAAATCGAGGATGTGGCACCTTGTCAGGTCATTAACTGA
- the LOC6529841 gene encoding uncharacterized protein LOC6529841 encodes MAPLFVILQVSHFAATWLHPANYFFRGSVWGRASLTNLFGGPGQYGPVPGPAVGTGLARQPDVFRELLGSSGSSTWESSQVKRKMDDDSDIFDEMWLESVVIAGFRVWHIIAAVLGVLLLIMIMVCCCIRFRIPRTKQEIEADYQRKQITKKFREKLQQIKNSEMDDMDLQKVCARIQSDYLSFQASMESMNAKQNVKFKI; translated from the exons ATGGCTcctttgtttgttattttacaAGTTAGCCATTTTGCCGCCACATGGCTACACCCcgcaaattattttttcagaGGGAGTGTGTGGGGCCGCGCCTCCCTTACCAACTTATTTGGTGGGCCAGGCCAGTACGGACCAGTTCCTGGGCCAGCAGTCGGAACTGGATTGGCTAGACAGCCGGACGTATTTCGGGAGCTACTCGGTTCCAGCGGTTCAAGCACCTGGGAGAGCTCACAAGTCAAGAGGAAAATGGATGACGATTCCGATATCTTTGATGAAATGTGGCTGGAAAGTGTGGTCATTGCGGGCTTCCGAGTGTGGCACATTATCGCTGCCGTTCTGGGCGTCCTCCTCCTAATAA TGATTATGGTATGCTGCTGCATTCGATTCCGTATTCCGCGCACCAAGCAGGAAATCGAGGCTGACTACCAACGCAAGCAGATCACAAAGAAGTTCCGCGAGAAGCTGCAGCAGATCAAGAACTCCGAAATGGACGACATGGACCTGCAGAAGG TTTGTGCCCGCATCCAGAGCGACTATCTGAGTTTCCAGGCCAGCATGGAGAGCATGAACGCGAAGCAGAATGTTAAGTTTAAGATCTAA
- the LOC6529826 gene encoding actin-related protein 2/3 complex subunit 2, with translation MILLEINNRIIEETLLVKYRNAQAGLKPESIDIRIADFDGVLYHISNVNGDKTKVRISISLKFYKQLQEHGADELLKREYGSLLTDTEEGYNVSVLINLEEIPEDCEQIAKKIGLLKRNCFASVFEKYFDYQEQGEEGQKRAVINYRNDETLYVEAKPDRVTVVFSTIFRDEDDVIIGKVFMQELREGRRASHTAPQVLFSHREPPLELANTDARVGDNIGYVTFVLFPRHTNKETRDNTINLIHMFRDYLHYHIKCSKAYIHSRMRAKTSDFLKVLNRARPEPKNTEKKTITGRTFKRIE, from the exons ATGATCCTGCTGGAAATCAATAATCGAATTATCGAGGAGACGCTGCTGGTCAAATACCGTAATGCACAGGCTGG ACTGAAGCCTGAATCCATAGACATACGAATAGCAGACTTTGACGGCGTGCTTTATCACATTTCCAATGTGAATGGCGATAAAACAAAAGTTCGG ATCAGTATTTCCCTGAAGTTCTACAAACAGCTGCAAGAACATGGAGCTGACGAGTTGCTGAAGCGTGAATATGGCAGTCTGCTCACAGACACGGAAGAAG GCTACAATGTTTCCGTACTTATCAACCTGGAGGAGATTCCCGAAGACTGCGAACAAATCGCAAAGAAAATCGGTCTACTGAAGCGCAACTGTTTCGCCTCcgtttttgaaaagtatttcgaCTATCAGGAACAGGGCGAAGAGGGTCAAAAGCGTGCCGTTATTAACTACCGCAACGATGAGACTTT ATATGTGGAAGCCAAGCCTGATCGTGTCACCGTCGTCTTCAGTACCATTTTCCGGGACGAAGACGATGTCATTATCGGCAAAGTATTTATGCAGGAATTGAGGGAAGGTAGGCGTGCGTCGCACACTGCACCGCAAGTGCTCTTTTCGCACCGAGAACCGCCATTGGAATTGGCCAACACGGACGCTAGGGTGGGCGACAATATCGGCTATGTCACATTCG TACTCTTCCCTCGACATACCAACAAAGAAACAAGGGACAATACCATTAACTTAATTCACATGTTCCGAGATTACTTGCACTACCACATTAAG TGTTCAAAGGCTTACATTCATTCGCGGATGCGGGCAAAAACCTCGGATTTCCTCAAGGTGCTAAATCGAGCAAGGCCCGAGCCGAAAAACACGGAGAAGAAAACTATAAC GGGGAGAACTTTTAAACGCATCGAATGA
- the LOC6529843 gene encoding LOW QUALITY PROTEIN: uncharacterized protein LOC6529843 (The sequence of the model RefSeq protein was modified relative to this genomic sequence to represent the inferred CDS: substituted 2 bases at 2 genomic stop codons) — translation MASANHRGGGGRGGGGAVAGAGADGNAIVGLQIGSAWFQRKINLRPQHRGVHLVTEEILRQMPELAHFSVGLCHMQILHTSASLALNESWDPDVRDDMEMMLNKIVPEGLPYRHSCEGPDDMPAHVKACFLGSSLTIPITDGKLSLGTWQGVWLCEHRDQAGSRKLVITLTGCPREQARSPLSPVSPIASTSSXGRPRSTRDSRXSRGSDNNAIISSRRLILQKNMAKANLAQQRAAAVIAAGRGGLGGGHQDALAPPNIPGMETKTGRLLLRQQLHLNLNLNVQETLRDGVDIDDVDEDVDEDLDLETVTTVPLNNEQLNAKVTTTTSSSSAASSALAKFNRIIDSTLERPPVAVDYSGLPQLSSATLQQRFNLAYPELVIQQQQKQQQQQQQQQHDATKQISSLQGNPRLDRGTDAVASTPLTLQAPKTPATATKEQLDLGLPHDDTDVVDHDDHPHHDEDNQTKRNDVHYLLKQLNSFSDIEEIEIVDMKQRGQRPPMASSSLATMMPPPSPAPPASPSTQSHRLGPRFASSGDSSLVLPQHQFDDYLFESCHYLETNYFAATYRTAMVESSSHEFRPSTNSSSNSFELHEMEAPSVICKAGVPPPLVASHPGHLGHPGHPPPRYQFEYQAETRLTTSGVQTELTVESLAKMSNCSGSSSSSTTRAPPIFRCCYTPIDRWRERRQHQKSSSASSSAAQPPKNV, via the exons ATGGCCTCTGCCAACCATCGCGGCGGCGGAGGACGAGGTGGAGGTGGCGCTGTCGCCGGAGCCGGAGCGGATGGCAATGCGATTGTGGGGCTGCAGATCGGTTCCGCCTGGTTTCAGCGTAAGATCAACCTGAGGCCGCAGCACCGCGGCGTCCACCTGGTCACCGAGGAGATTCTCCGACAGATGCCGGAGCTGGCGCACTTCTCAGTGGGATTATGTCACATGCAAA TTCTTCACACCTCGGCGAGTTTAGCGCTTAACGAAAGCTGGGATCCAGACGTCAG AGACGACATGGAAATGATGTTGAATAAAATAGTTCCCGAGGGTTTGCCCTACAGGCATTCGTGCGAGGGACCCGACGATATG CCCGCGCACGTGAAGGCCTGCTTCCTGGGCAGCTCCCTGACAATCCCGATTACTGACGGCAAGCTGTCGCTGGGAACATGGCAGGGCGTTTGGCTTTGCGAGCACCGCGACCAGGCCGGATCCCGGAAGTTGGTGATCACGCTGACCGGATGTCCGCGCGAACAGGCCCGCAGTCCGCTGTCACCCGTCTCGCCGATCGCCAGCACGTCCAGTTAGGGGCGGCCTCGCTCCACCCGCGACAGCCGGTAATCGCGGGGGAGCGACAATAATGCCATCATTTCGTCGAGGCGGCTGATACTGCAGAAGAACATGGCTAAGGCGAACCTGGCGCAGCAGCGGGCGGCGGCGGTGATTGCCGCCGGTCGGGGAGGCTTGGGTGGTGGTCACCAGGATGCCCTGGCGCCACCCAATATCCCCGGCATGGAGACTAAGACCGGTCGCCTTCTGCTCCGCCAGCAGCTGCACCTCAATCTCAATCTGAATGTGCAGGAAACGTTGCGCGATGGCGTCGATATCGatgatgtggatgaggatgtcGACGAGGACCTAGACCTAGAAACCGTCACAACAGTGCCTCTTAACAATGAACAACTTAATGCTAAGGTCACCACCACAACATCCAGTTCATCAGCAGCGAGCAGTGCATTAGCTAAATTCAATCGTATCATAGACTCCACATTGGAGCGACCACCAGTGGCCGTTGACTACTCCGGATTGCCCCAGCTGAGCAGTGCCACACTGCAGCAGCGCTTCAACCTGGCCTATCCGGAGTTGGTGatccaacagcagcaaaagcagcaacagcagcagcaacagcagcaacatgatGCGACCAAGCAGATCAGCAGCCTCCAGGGGAACCCCAGATTGGATCGTGGAACGGACGCCGTTGCCAGCACTCCATTAACACTTCAAGCACCCAAAACTCCAGCAACGGCGACGAAGGAGCAACTGGATTTGGGGCTTCCCCACGACGATACAGACGTCGTCGACCACGATGATCATCCCCACCACGACGAGGATAAtcaaacgaaacgaaatgatGTGCATTATTTGTTGAAACAGTTGAATAGTTTTAGTGACATAGAAGAAATAGAAATTGTTGATATGAAGCAAAGAGGTCAGCGGCCGCCGATGGCGTCCAGTTCGTTGGCCACCATGATGCCGCCGCCCTCGCCTGCACCGCCGGCCTCCCCATCCACGCAGTCACATAGACTGGGTCCGCGGTTTGCCTCCTCCGGCGACAGTTCGCTGGTCCTGCCGCAGCACCAGTTTGACGACTACCTGTTCGAGTCCTGCCACTACCTGGAGACAAACTATTTTGCCGCCACATACCGCACTGCCATGGTCGAGAGCAGCTCCCACGAGTTTCGGCCCTCGACCAACAGCAGCTCGAACAGCTTCGAGCTGCACGAGATGGAGGCGCCCAGTGTCATCTGCAAGGCGGGGGTGCCGCCTCCACTGGTTGCCAGTCATCCAGGTCATCTAGGTCATCCAGGTCATCCGCCGCCGCGATACCAATTCGAGTACCAGGCGGAGACCCGGCTGACCACCAGTGGGGTGCAGACGGAGCTCACCGTCGAATCGCTGGCCAAGATGAGCAACTGCAGCGGGAGCAGCTCCTCCTCTACGACGAGGGCTCCTCCCATCTTCCGGTGCTGCTACACGCCCATCGATCGCTGGCGGGAGAGAAGGCAGCATCAGAAGagctcctccgcctcctcgtCCGCCGCACAGCCGCCCAAGAACGTCTGA